A part of Thiohalorhabdus sp. Cl-TMA genomic DNA contains:
- a CDS encoding slipin family protein, with protein MDIEAILTNPLVVAGILIVLFLIAALRILREYERATIFLLGRFWKVKGPGLIIVIPLIQQAVRIDLRTVVLDIPSQEIITRDNVTASVNAVLYYRVLDPEKAVIQVEFYRDATRELGQTTLRSVLGKHDFDDLLAKRDELNADIQEILDSQTDAWGIKVTNVEIKHVEIPDSMVRAIARQAEAERERRAKVIHAEGELQAAEKLVETAARMEEHPGALQLRYLQTLTDVATENNSTTLFPIPIDLMKPFFHGGERKG; from the coding sequence ATGGATATAGAAGCCATATTGACCAACCCGCTGGTGGTGGCGGGGATTCTCATTGTCCTGTTCCTGATCGCCGCGCTGCGCATCTTGCGGGAGTACGAGCGGGCCACCATCTTCCTGCTGGGCCGCTTCTGGAAGGTGAAGGGGCCGGGCCTGATCATCGTCATCCCGCTCATCCAGCAGGCGGTGCGGATCGACCTGCGCACGGTGGTCCTCGACATCCCCTCCCAGGAGATCATTACCCGCGACAACGTCACCGCCTCGGTGAACGCGGTGCTCTACTACCGGGTATTGGACCCGGAGAAGGCGGTGATCCAGGTGGAGTTCTACCGCGACGCCACCCGCGAGCTGGGCCAGACCACCCTGCGCTCGGTGCTCGGCAAGCACGACTTCGACGACCTGCTCGCCAAGCGCGATGAGCTGAACGCCGACATCCAGGAGATCCTGGACTCCCAGACCGACGCCTGGGGCATCAAGGTCACCAACGTGGAGATCAAGCACGTGGAGATCCCGGACTCCATGGTCCGGGCCATCGCCCGCCAGGCGGAGGCCGAGCGCGAGCGGCGGGCCAAGGTCATCCACGCCGAGGGCGAGCTGCAGGCGGCGGAGAAGCTGGTGGAGACGGCCGCGCGCATGGAGGAGCATCCCGGCGCGCTGCAGCTGCGCTACCTGCAGACCCTTACCGACGTGGCCACGGAGAACAACTCCACCACCCTGTTCCCCATTCCCATCGACCTGATGAAGCCGTTTTTCCACGGGGGCGAGCGCAAGGGATAG
- a CDS encoding NUDIX hydrolase, with amino-acid sequence MHRRELLSLLENHRTRFPEEAGYVDRARRFVGEQPDCFHRDLLPGHVTGSAWVVNPARDRVLLLHHRKHDRWFQPGGHADGDADILRVALRETSEETGLDPERIHLVDGTIFDFDQHTIPAQPHFPEHFHFDVRFLVEIDDRLPVPGNVESHDVLWLALNEVPRLNNNRSTWRMMDKTRRLRSSLAI; translated from the coding sequence ATGCATCGGCGCGAACTGCTCTCCCTGCTGGAAAACCACCGCACCCGTTTTCCCGAAGAGGCGGGCTACGTGGACCGCGCCCGCCGTTTCGTCGGCGAACAGCCCGACTGCTTCCACCGAGACCTGTTGCCCGGCCATGTGACCGGATCCGCCTGGGTAGTCAATCCCGCCCGCGACCGGGTGCTTCTGCTGCACCACCGTAAGCATGACCGCTGGTTCCAGCCCGGCGGCCATGCCGACGGGGATGCCGACATCCTGCGGGTGGCCCTGCGGGAGACGAGCGAGGAAACCGGCCTGGACCCGGAGCGGATCCATCTGGTGGACGGCACCATTTTCGACTTCGACCAGCACACCATCCCCGCCCAGCCGCACTTCCCCGAGCATTTCCATTTCGACGTGCGCTTCCTGGTGGAGATCGATGACCGGCTGCCGGTTCCGGGGAACGTGGAATCCCACGACGTCCTCTGGCTCGCTTTGAATGAGGTGCCGCGCCTGAACAACAACCGCTCCACCTGGCGCATGATGGATAAGACGCGCCGCCTTCGGAGCTCCCTCGCCATCTGA
- a CDS encoding YbaB/EbfC family nucleoid-associated protein — protein MKGGMGGLMKQAKQMQEQMQKAQEKLAEEEVTGQAGGGMVQVTMTCKYSVRKVTIDPSLMEDNDAEMLEDLVTAAMNDGLGKVESRSQELMGDVTGGLGNIPGLGDMFK, from the coding sequence ATGAAAGGCGGCATGGGTGGTCTGATGAAGCAGGCCAAGCAGATGCAGGAACAGATGCAGAAGGCCCAGGAAAAGCTCGCCGAGGAGGAGGTGACCGGACAGGCGGGCGGCGGTATGGTCCAGGTGACCATGACCTGCAAGTACTCGGTGCGCAAGGTGACCATCGATCCCTCCCTGATGGAGGACAACGATGCCGAGATGCTCGAGGATCTCGTGACTGCCGCCATGAATGACGGTCTGGGCAAGGTGGAGAGCCGCAGCCAGGAGCTCATGGGCGACGTCACCGGGGGCCTGGGTAACATCCCCGGCCTGGGGGATATGTTCAAATAA
- a CDS encoding CopD family protein, with protein MYAFLVAVHVVFVVLWVGGMIFAWSFQRPAAGTQLEGPQRLRLWVHTFRGFFPWVWASVILLPVTGYWVIFGYMGGMGGAPLYVHLMNGLGFLMIALYLHVFFAPYRKLKRAVEAEDWQEGGRQLGRIRRTVGINFSIGLVVIVIATAGSRGLPVLQ; from the coding sequence ATGTACGCCTTTCTCGTAGCGGTCCACGTGGTCTTCGTGGTGCTCTGGGTAGGAGGCATGATCTTCGCCTGGTCCTTCCAGCGGCCTGCCGCCGGAACGCAGCTGGAGGGGCCCCAGCGACTCCGGCTGTGGGTGCACACCTTCCGGGGCTTCTTCCCCTGGGTCTGGGCGTCGGTGATCCTGCTTCCGGTTACCGGGTACTGGGTCATCTTCGGCTACATGGGCGGCATGGGCGGCGCCCCCCTGTACGTGCACCTCATGAACGGGCTCGGTTTCCTGATGATCGCCCTCTACCTGCACGTCTTCTTCGCCCCCTACCGCAAGCTCAAACGGGCCGTGGAAGCGGAGGACTGGCAGGAAGGCGGCCGTCAGCTGGGCCGCATCCGCCGGACGGTGGGTATCAACTTCTCCATCGGCCTGGTGGTCATCGTCATCGCCACCGCCGGCTCCCGGGGGCTGCCCGTGCTGCAGTAG
- the dnaX gene encoding DNA polymerase III subunit gamma/tau: protein MSYLVLARKWRPQRFGDLVGQEHVVRALTNALASGRVGHAFLFSGSRGVGKTTVGRLLAKGLNCGQGVTAEPCGECANCQAIEENRFVDLIEVDAASRTKVDDTRDLLDNVQYLPSVGRYKVYLIDEVHMLSNHSFNALLKTLEEPPEHAKFIFATTEPARIPVTILSRCLQFELKRIGADRIRERMGAILEAEGIPTESEALELLARSADGSLRDGLSLLDQAINFGEGRVADAVVRDMLGTVNRDRVLTLLEAVTARDGAAVLDRVAEVAESGMDLDAALAELLGLLHRVAVMQAVPDRGAGDETLVVEERRRLEALAESTPAEDVQLFYQMGLQGRRDLAAAPDPRVGLEMAVLRMVAFDPFEAVGEERPAAAVGPASAAREQAGKGRPAPEPDAPRRAAPPPAEPQPAAPEADTGSPSGSGTAGDAPVSEWEGIVRTLEMPPSWRSVLEFAVPREFTAEQVRLGFPSEQLLSAGSERFRTALESALAAHFGATPKIVIEELGQGSGEESPAAARERRSREAQESAEQAVAEDPNMQILQEQFGARVESVRPDEQDPSSN from the coding sequence ATGAGCTATCTGGTCCTTGCCCGCAAATGGCGTCCCCAGCGGTTCGGCGACCTGGTGGGCCAGGAGCACGTGGTGCGCGCCCTCACCAATGCCCTGGCCAGTGGCCGGGTGGGTCATGCCTTCCTGTTCTCCGGCTCCCGCGGCGTGGGCAAGACCACCGTGGGGCGGCTCCTGGCCAAGGGACTCAATTGCGGCCAAGGCGTCACCGCCGAGCCCTGCGGCGAATGCGCCAACTGCCAGGCCATCGAGGAGAACCGCTTCGTCGACCTGATCGAGGTGGATGCCGCCTCCCGGACCAAGGTGGACGACACCCGCGACCTCCTGGACAACGTCCAGTACCTGCCTTCCGTGGGCCGCTACAAGGTGTACCTCATCGACGAGGTGCACATGCTCTCCAACCACAGCTTCAACGCCCTGCTGAAGACGCTCGAGGAGCCCCCCGAGCACGCCAAGTTCATCTTCGCCACCACCGAGCCGGCGCGCATCCCGGTCACCATCCTGTCCCGCTGCCTGCAGTTCGAGCTCAAGCGCATCGGCGCCGACCGCATCCGTGAGCGCATGGGGGCCATCCTGGAGGCGGAGGGGATACCCACCGAGTCCGAGGCCCTGGAGCTGTTGGCGCGATCCGCCGACGGCAGCCTGCGGGACGGGCTTTCCCTCCTGGACCAGGCCATCAACTTTGGCGAGGGCCGGGTGGCGGACGCGGTGGTGCGGGACATGCTCGGCACCGTCAACCGCGATCGGGTGCTCACCCTCCTGGAAGCGGTGACCGCCCGGGACGGCGCGGCGGTCCTGGACCGGGTCGCGGAGGTGGCGGAAAGCGGCATGGACCTGGACGCCGCGCTGGCCGAGCTGCTGGGGCTTCTGCACCGGGTGGCGGTCATGCAGGCGGTGCCCGACCGCGGCGCCGGCGACGAGACCCTGGTTGTGGAAGAGCGCCGCCGGCTGGAGGCCCTCGCCGAGTCCACCCCGGCCGAGGACGTGCAGCTCTTTTACCAGATGGGCCTGCAGGGCCGGCGGGATCTGGCGGCGGCCCCCGACCCGCGTGTGGGCCTGGAGATGGCCGTGCTGCGCATGGTGGCCTTCGATCCCTTCGAAGCGGTCGGGGAAGAGCGGCCGGCGGCGGCCGTCGGTCCGGCCTCGGCGGCGCGGGAGCAGGCTGGGAAGGGGCGGCCCGCGCCGGAGCCGGATGCTCCGCGCCGCGCCGCGCCGCCACCCGCCGAACCGCAGCCTGCCGCCCCCGAGGCGGATACCGGCTCGCCCTCCGGGTCGGGAACCGCCGGGGACGCACCGGTCTCTGAATGGGAAGGGATCGTGCGTACACTGGAGATGCCCCCTTCGTGGCGGTCGGTGCTGGAGTTCGCCGTGCCCCGGGAGTTCACCGCCGAGCAGGTGCGGCTGGGCTTCCCGTCGGAACAGCTGCTCTCGGCGGGCAGCGAGCGTTTCCGCACGGCGCTGGAGTCGGCACTGGCCGCCCACTTCGGGGCGACGCCGAAGATCGTCATCGAGGAGCTCGGCCAGGGCTCCGGCGAGGAGAGTCCGGCGGCCGCCCGGGAGCGGCGCAGCCGCGAGGCGCAGGAGTCCGCCGAGCAGGCGGTGGCCGAGGACCCCAACATGCAGATCCTGCAGGAGCAGTTCGGTGCCCGGGTGGAATCCGTGCGTCCCGACGAGCAGGATCCTTCCTCCAACTGA
- a CDS encoding BMC domain-containing protein: MIQLRTYVYIDSLQPQLAEYMATVSQGFLPIPGDSCLWVEVSPGMAVHRLTDVALKATRVRLAQQVIEREYGSLVLHHPDQSDVQEAGHTLLHRLSAQEAERQTCQVAWSEIIRGMTPDHTVLINRQDRRGSMILPEQSMYILETEPAGYIVYAANQAEKAANITLIDVRAVGAFGRLTLAGSEADVDEAAAAAMAAVERPAGT, from the coding sequence ATGATACAGCTCCGAACCTACGTCTATATCGATTCCCTGCAGCCTCAGCTGGCCGAATACATGGCCACCGTGTCCCAGGGCTTCCTTCCCATTCCCGGGGATTCCTGCCTGTGGGTCGAGGTTTCGCCCGGCATGGCGGTGCACCGGCTAACGGACGTCGCCCTGAAGGCCACCCGCGTCCGGTTGGCCCAGCAGGTGATCGAGCGCGAATACGGCTCCCTCGTTCTCCACCATCCGGACCAGAGCGATGTCCAGGAGGCCGGCCACACCCTTCTGCATCGCCTTTCGGCGCAGGAAGCCGAGCGTCAGACCTGCCAGGTTGCCTGGAGCGAGATCATTCGGGGCATGACCCCCGACCATACGGTGCTCATCAACCGGCAGGACCGGCGCGGATCCATGATCCTCCCGGAGCAGAGCATGTACATCCTGGAGACGGAGCCCGCCGGCTATATCGTTTACGCCGCCAACCAAGCGGAGAAGGCGGCCAATATCACCCTCATCGATGTCCGCGCCGTAGGCGCCTTCGGCCGCCTGACCCTTGCCGGCAGCGAGGCGGACGTGGACGAAGCGGCGGCGGCCGCCATGGCCGCCGTGGAGCGACCCGCGGGAACCTGA
- a CDS encoding DsrE family protein has protein sequence MRTLFVAVALLLAGSLSGTGYAVAGQRVQTPYEAQKVVYDFYFDTPEKIGTALYWLRAHLQPLERAPYGIPSDFMDIKVVIHGTEIVTMARKNYDRYRESVERMRYYDQMGVSFKVCGLAARDYDYRPEDFYDFVDVVPSAQAELAHWQSRGYALIIPQVHERRQSIEEIR, from the coding sequence ATGCGGACTCTGTTCGTGGCCGTTGCCCTGCTGCTGGCGGGATCCCTGTCGGGAACCGGATACGCCGTGGCGGGGCAGCGGGTCCAAACCCCCTACGAAGCCCAGAAGGTGGTCTACGACTTCTACTTCGACACGCCGGAGAAGATCGGGACCGCCCTCTATTGGCTGCGTGCCCATCTCCAGCCCCTGGAGCGGGCCCCTTACGGCATACCGTCGGACTTCATGGACATCAAGGTGGTCATCCACGGCACGGAGATCGTCACCATGGCCCGGAAGAACTACGATCGCTACCGGGAATCCGTGGAGCGCATGCGCTACTACGATCAGATGGGGGTGTCATTCAAGGTATGCGGTCTGGCCGCGCGGGATTACGACTATCGTCCGGAGGACTTCTATGACTTCGTGGACGTGGTGCCCTCCGCCCAGGCTGAGCTCGCCCACTGGCAATCCCGCGGTTACGCCCTCATCATCCCGCAGGTACACGAGCGCAGGCAGTCCATCGAGGAGATCCGCTAG
- a CDS encoding NfeD family protein: MLRRGFFLLLIAAGVVVLLRAAAAPPKEDGEAARPVVVTAMEGIIGPPQADWMAQSLDRATARNARALVLRLDTPGGLSSAMRDIIQSILSSPIPVLTWVAPSGSRAASAGTYIFYASHVAAMAPGTNLGAATPIQMGGGGMPGSPQEEPKDRQDGKEGEGQQGPQDPAKRKMVEDAVAYLQSLADLRERNRRWAERAVREGASLPAREAVDENVADFMAANLDRLLTRAEGRTVQTEKGEVTLALEGAPVERIEPGWRIRLLQILANPNIAYILMLVGIYGLIFELASPGAIVPGVLGGISLLLALYAFQALPVNFAGLALMGLGVLFFIAEALVPSFGALGIGGLAAFVLGSILLMDTDLPALEVDWALIGTMSVITGGFMLAVATMAARSHRRQSVSGTGHLIGHTAVAIGDLDPEGWVRFEGERWQAHAEQPIQAGEEVRITAVHGLTLEVTKPDSPHQEE, translated from the coding sequence GTGCTGCGACGCGGCTTCTTCCTGCTACTGATCGCGGCCGGCGTCGTGGTGCTCCTGCGTGCCGCCGCCGCACCCCCGAAGGAGGACGGTGAGGCGGCACGGCCGGTGGTGGTAACCGCCATGGAAGGGATCATCGGTCCGCCCCAGGCGGACTGGATGGCCCAGAGCCTGGACCGCGCCACGGCCAGGAACGCCCGGGCGCTGGTGCTGCGTCTGGATACCCCCGGCGGCCTGTCCTCCGCCATGCGCGACATCATCCAGTCCATCCTCTCCTCCCCCATCCCGGTGCTTACCTGGGTGGCGCCTAGCGGCAGCCGGGCCGCCAGCGCCGGCACCTACATCTTTTACGCCTCCCACGTCGCCGCCATGGCGCCGGGGACCAACCTGGGCGCGGCCACGCCCATCCAGATGGGCGGCGGGGGCATGCCCGGCTCCCCGCAGGAAGAGCCCAAGGACCGGCAGGACGGCAAAGAGGGAGAGGGACAGCAGGGGCCGCAGGACCCCGCAAAGCGCAAGATGGTGGAGGACGCCGTGGCCTATCTGCAGAGCCTGGCGGACCTGCGCGAGCGCAACCGTCGGTGGGCGGAGCGGGCGGTGCGCGAGGGAGCCAGCCTACCGGCCCGGGAAGCGGTGGACGAGAACGTGGCGGACTTCATGGCCGCGAACCTGGACAGGCTCCTGACCCGGGCGGAGGGCAGGACCGTGCAGACGGAAAAGGGCGAGGTCACCCTCGCCCTGGAAGGCGCCCCCGTGGAGCGGATCGAGCCCGGCTGGCGCATCCGCCTGCTGCAGATCCTCGCCAATCCCAACATCGCCTATATCCTGATGCTCGTGGGTATCTACGGCCTGATCTTCGAGCTGGCCAGCCCCGGAGCCATCGTGCCCGGCGTCCTGGGCGGCATCAGCCTCCTGCTCGCCCTCTACGCCTTCCAGGCCCTGCCCGTGAACTTCGCGGGGCTGGCCCTCATGGGGCTGGGCGTCCTGTTCTTCATCGCCGAGGCCCTGGTGCCGAGCTTCGGGGCCCTGGGCATCGGCGGCCTTGCGGCCTTCGTGCTGGGCTCCATCCTGCTCATGGATACGGACCTCCCCGCCCTGGAGGTGGACTGGGCCCTGATCGGCACCATGTCGGTGATCACCGGAGGATTCATGCTGGCCGTAGCCACCATGGCCGCACGCAGCCACCGCCGTCAGTCGGTTAGCGGCACGGGCCATCTGATTGGCCATACCGCCGTGGCCATCGGGGACCTCGACCCGGAGGGCTGGGTCCGCTTCGAGGGGGAGCGGTGGCAGGCACATGCCGAGCAGCCGATTCAGGCCGGCGAAGAGGTGCGTATAACCGCCGTGCACGGCCTGACGCTGGAAGTCACCAAACCGGATTCGCCCCACCAGGAGGAGTGA
- the rnz gene encoding ribonuclease Z codes for MDLRLTFLGTGAGYPTPERNVTALAVERGRRLYLLDCGEGTLRALQAAGVGYGRLRAVLFSHFHADHCLGLPGLLQTFQLMGRERRLDVYGPPGTKEFVRRAVNLAPFSPGFCTIAHEVAPDTPVELDGLTVTSAWMDHSAPVLGYRLQELDQPGRMDAERARALGVPEGPALGRLKAGETVIGADGRTVRPEEVVGRSRPGRSLVFSSDTRPNRNLTELAEGADLLVHDSTFTGEHRERANETGHSTAAQAAATAREAGVGTLYLWHFSQRYRDSDTHLSEARAVFPATEASVDGLSLELPLGKD; via the coding sequence ATGGACCTGCGTCTGACCTTTCTCGGTACCGGTGCCGGCTATCCCACGCCGGAGCGCAACGTCACTGCCCTCGCCGTGGAGCGGGGGCGGCGGCTCTATCTGCTCGACTGCGGCGAGGGTACCCTGCGCGCCCTGCAGGCCGCGGGCGTGGGCTACGGCCGGCTGCGCGCCGTGCTCTTCTCCCACTTCCACGCCGATCACTGCCTGGGCCTGCCCGGGCTCCTGCAGACCTTCCAGCTCATGGGCCGCGAGCGGCGCCTCGACGTCTACGGGCCGCCCGGGACGAAGGAATTCGTCCGCCGCGCCGTGAACCTGGCACCGTTCTCGCCGGGATTCTGCACCATCGCTCACGAGGTGGCCCCCGACACGCCCGTGGAGCTGGACGGTCTCACGGTTACCAGCGCGTGGATGGACCATTCCGCTCCGGTGCTCGGCTATCGGCTCCAGGAGCTGGATCAGCCGGGACGGATGGACGCGGAGCGCGCTCGCGCCCTTGGCGTGCCGGAAGGCCCGGCCCTGGGACGCCTCAAGGCGGGCGAAACGGTGATCGGAGCAGACGGACGCACCGTGCGCCCGGAGGAGGTGGTGGGGCGGAGCCGACCGGGACGCAGCCTGGTGTTCTCCTCGGATACCCGCCCCAACCGCAACCTGACGGAGCTGGCCGAAGGGGCTGACCTGCTGGTCCACGACAGCACCTTCACCGGGGAGCACCGCGAACGGGCGAACGAGACCGGCCACAGCACCGCCGCCCAGGCCGCGGCCACGGCCCGGGAGGCCGGCGTCGGTACGCTCTATCTCTGGCACTTCTCCCAGCGCTACCGCGATTCGGATACCCACCTTTCCGAGGCTCGGGCGGTATTCCCCGCTACCGAGGCCTCGGTGGATGGCCTCTCCCTGGAGCTTCCACTGGGGAAGGACTAG